The Danaus plexippus chromosome 24, MEX_DaPlex, whole genome shotgun sequence DNA window taaataatattaacttaactaATACTTAATGTAGTACTTCATTCATAatagaatgatttttttatccaaTAAGACGACACattggaaattattaaatactcaAACTGTTTATAATCAGCAACGATAACTCTCTAGTTTTGCTATTTCTTGAGAGATAGAGATATGTTTATAGTGTcaaaaaatttcatcattaagttaatattcattttgcaATTAACTCTCAATAAACAGACGCTCAACACAGACCTAATCACACTTATATTTGACAAACCAATCGAGTACATTACATTAAGAAAGTATCGATTAGACCATCAGCACCTCGTTCCAACGCACTCCTCTCACTGGCAGCTGTGATGAGCAATAAACGTAGTTACTATGATTATATTACGAAGTGAATATTATAGCGTActttgtattgaaaaaaatatttttgtcatagccagcaattatatatatacattttagacaacgcgatatatataatttttattttattacctgaCGTTAAAATCTTTACTTAAAgatgttttacaaaaatgtttgaatgTTTTCGActgatttttaatacttatgaTTATGTTTAATACTTACACttttaatgtagttttttgaatatttattgaattacatTAATTGTAGGTGGTTGCGGTAAGACGAGCTTATTAGCGAAGAGCTCAGCTATGTCTTTGGATGAGTGGTTTGCTGAAGTTCGTCCCACAAATATCATCAGATTCCTTGGAACAACTCCTGACTCCAGCGCCTTAACACCCACGCTGATATCTATCTGTCAACAGGTATGCCGAGCTTTTATCAATTATAcagatttaattaaacgatTCAAacgattgttataaataaaataaacgtttaaaaatttaatttgcgtcaatttttttgtgttacaaTTTTTGCTGAGATAAAAAAACGAAGTCTTAAAAGTTCACTTCGTTACCTGTATATAGTTATATCTCGGATTCCTCTTTTTCAAAATgcgttttgaaaaatattatactaccGTACTAAGTATATCTCCCGTTCCCGTTCACGAATTCCCTgttgtaataataaactaatatggtaaatatatatacgcatatatatttacctttTGGTTCCGTTgtcagttattaaatatatgtgccaattacaatatatatgccAGGTTTTCCCTTGTACCTCATCATGAAATGTTACTAGCTGAAAGTCAAAtagataaaagtaaataaaaaaatataaaattttaacatcataATTTTGTGACTTAATCGTtatcttcatatttttatttcacgcCATTTTGGTTTTACACAAAACTATTACACTAGAGATTGAAATGTCCTTAATTTTCGTAATTATGATAAAGGGTTAGATGAAGTAAAGTTTTTCCCCGTAATGGATCTAGgtattatggaataaattgtGTCCTAAatcatgataaatatttttataaataaacaaaaaagttgtGTTGAAATCCACGCATTATTTACTGAGTAATTTATGACAGAAAagcaaaaaaagttaaaacgaATAGTCTTAAAATGTTCGgtaaaatattcttagtaCGTATTGTattcatcattatttttattggggCTTCTAGTGTTCGGTGACATTAAGAGgtttagattaattttaatatattcaaattgtttGACAGATATCATACAACTTCGCGCTACCCTTCGAAAGTATTCCAGACGACCTGGTTCCACTGACAGCACATTTCAAGCAGCTCCTCACTATCGCAACCCAGCAGCAGCCATTATTGTTGTTTCTGGACTCAGTGGATCAGCTAACTGGTATCGGCACTGAAAACAATAAAGTGTCATGGCTGCCCACAAGACTACCGCCTCATTGTAAGGTAAATCATCAGATTATAGTACTGTTAGATACGTGGAGACATGCACTTGGTTTATGATAcataaagaaaagaaaacaagACATCGGATTTCAACCTGCAAAATTATTAGCGCACCACACCAACTGCAATCATAAACATACAATTAACATGGCTTTGGTTAGTTAGAATTCTTCCTCACcgatttaaatcatattaaagataaaagtaatgtcagtaatgattttgtttcccatcttcatattttcatagaaaatcTGGTTTTGTGAAGAAAATAGTCATTGTTTTCGTCCAAAACACTATTATTCTTAATagtagttaataaaatatttgtattgtatataaaagaataaaaaaatcctcacTGGGTCGTCATTTCAGATTATAGTCACTTGTGCTTGTGAAGAAGCTAACCCTGATGTATCTAAGGAGTATGATGTTCTTCGTAGAATGATTGACTCTGAAGAGAACTTTTTAGAAGTAAAGGCTTTGGGTGAAGACCTGGCGATGCAGGTTTTAAAGTAagtgacttaaaaaaattgaaacagataaactaaaaagttaacaaaaatgtaacaaGATCTCAAATATGTATGATATTTACCTCTTATTAGAATGAAAAccatatacattaaaaacaaactcaATTATTCTATCTTTTCTTCTAGACTTTGGATGGCTGCTGCTGCGAGGGACTTAAGCAACTATCAGTGGCGTTTGGTTTCCAACGCTATTGGACAATGTTCCTTGCCAATCTTTGTAAAGTTGGTATTTGCTGAGGTATGCCatgattttaaatgtctttttGTTTATCGTACACAAACTGTAACTTTCTATTgacactattttattaaatagtttattgagCAAATTTTGATTCTGTATTTTAAcactaaaatatcttttaacagGTCTGCCGCTGGAGAAGCTACACAAAGCCACAGGACACTCACTTAGCATCAACAGTTATGGACTCTATTATGATGCTTTTTGAGAGGATTGAGAAGCAGGTAtgataataaagattaaagaTCAATTTAACGTGACCGGGATTCGAGTcccttaagaaaaaaaattagactTGCCTTTAATTTCCACTTAATTCAACGTTAGATTGCAGCAATCCTTTCAATTTTCCACAAAAATAGATGTAATTATCGAAGCATATATCTTTTACATTCTATGCGAATCGCTTAAGGTGTGATTTCagtgaaattatttctaaaagtcgtaatttttttctagcaCGGTCGATTATTGGTTTTTCATGCTCTTGCTTACATCACCGCCGCCAGGAGTGGCCTTTCAGAAACGGAACTGGAAGATCTCATATCTCTCGATGACAAAGTTCTGGATGACGTGTATCAATACCATTTACCACCAGTTAGGAGGATTCCTCCTTTATTGTGGACCAGGTATTAACACTCTTtaggttatttataaaaaatcaacagagtttattttttataaaaaaaatacatttctagGCTTACGTTAcctaaaatttgattttttttaatcatcacCAATGGCACTTCCAGGATTCGTAATGATCTACCCAACTATCTCTCGGAACGCGAGGCGGATGGTGTTTCTGTCATGAACTGGTATCACCGACAGTTCAGAGACACAGCGCGAGAAAGATACTTCAAGAATATGAACATGGCCATGTATTTTCACTCCATGATTGCTGATTATTATTTGGGTAAGCAAAAttggtataattatattatttttgttacaatcaCAAGGTCTAATTAGGGTAATACtgatagaatatatttttttctaggtATTTGGGGTGGTGGTAATCCAAAACCGTTTAAGTACACAGAAATTCAGCGGCATCGATTCAATCTCGCAGACAGGGAAGGTGTGGCTGATAGGAAAGTACCATTGCAGCCTCTGGTCTTTACATCGGCTGATGGTTCTTCTAAAAGATACAATTTGCGGAAGGTATCAAaagcatataatatattatataaagctctataaaattagtaaattgaaatattcggAACGATTATACTCGTATACTGCTAAGGTCTGAAATAAGTGTGTAGCTTTATAACTCAGTAGGTCAACGGTCAAAAAACCACTTAAACTTCTGGTGTAGATTCGGTTCAAACTATTAATTCCATACTAGTTTGGGGAGCTACCCTTCCATCTGGTTCGCTCGAAACGATTCACGGACTTGTACGCAGAAGTTTTATTCAACTATGAGTGGCTGCATGCCAAGTTACATTGTTGTCCACTACAAGCCGTTCTTGCTGACTTTGAAGACGCCAAGCAGCATGTAGTAAAGGATGCTGTTAGGTAGGTTGTTGTTATAGTTAAAGTTACAGttcaattaacaatttaagttgacggtataaatttttaggtccttatattgatattttgtttGCAATACCTTATTTCCAGAGAATTAATGTTGGTAGCTGACGCCTTACGCCTGGGAGGTGCAATCTTGGGACCCTATCCTGACATGTTGGCTCCGCAATTAGTAGGAAGGTTATTACCGGAAGCACAACAAAATCCTGCAGTATCTTCATTGTTGCAGCAATGCCATGATAAAGGCAAAAATCACTGCGCATTGTTGCCATCACATCATTGCTTACATACACCGGGCGGACCTTTGAAggtaaatagaaaaatgttcCCAAGATTTCTTGTATTAATATTCACCTTAGGGCTAATGACAggctatgtattttttataatagtcgtattattaatatttattatcaattcttcttcaaaatatcttaaatttatgttaagtatttttcttACAGTATTCCTTGGAAGGACATCAGTTCGCCGTTTTTGCATTTCGTCTGAGCTCAGACAAACGATATGTCGTATCCATATCAAGCAGAGTAATATCCTGGGATCTATCTACTTCAGACCTCGCTAGAGACCTATGTCCCCAATTAGAAGGAATTATGCAAAACTTGGAATTATCACCTGACAACAAATGGGCTGCAGCTTCTACAAATAATTCTGTGGTAATGAAACATTGTTTCTAATAGTAGAAAATGTTACCTGCGAAGCCATTtcattattgaaatgtttCGTTTTCAGTCAATACTTCTTAATATGCTGACAAGTGAATACATCACGATCGTGAATCCATTGGAAGAAGGTAGGTTGACAGTAATAAtgtatctaatattttttaaacctgtatattaatatcatcttCAGCATCACCCTATCGGAGTCCTCTGCTGAGCAAAGGTCTCTTCTCACATTGAACCGATTAGaccattaatcaccacgcttgctcaagacgggttggcaatttcaatcttataaattgaatttataagacCATATTTTCCtacaccgtccgtcagtggtgtctaagtactcttagaaagtacatatgactcggaaaagaccACGTTGGTACTaaccaggtttcgaacccgcgccgtCACGTATGAGAgacgggcctttaacctccaggccaccacgacttataataataatatatctatatttatctaCATTAGTTAGCGAGTTACAAGATAACTATAGAGTCAACAATAAACACAAAGCAATAAGATTTCATGATTCTTCCAGGGGAGACGGTCCGCGGTGTGTTCGTCTTAAACCACCATATGTTCATCTACGGTCCTCAGTCGTGGGTGCGGTTCTCCATGCGTGGAGAGCCGGAAGAGACCCAGCCAGCGCCCCCGCACACGCCATATGACGATGTTGATTGGGAGATACTATGTAAGTTGATAAACAGtaacaaaaaacatacttCCGAGAGaattagtatattattttttagaaatatatcgcacaaatttttgtataaatacaattcTATCACGCCAGACTTTTTATGTCTTGGAACCTAAAgacaaaaaatagaaaaagagTGGAAGTTTGGGTGTATACATGATTAATTTGGACTTAAATTCGAATTATATGTTTGAGTCCAACCtaacaacaattttaaaaagtaataagggTTTTCAGGTATgtttaatgacaaaaaaaaaacagttttttgatattttaccaTTTGCATTTTCCTTCAAGCAATGGATCTTAgagatttagaaaatataattctcgTAATGTGGAGTGGAGACCTGGATGATGATCGACTTCTGGTGCACTTCTGCAAGTCTGGACAGTGGGTGAAGCCTCTTAGATGTAGAGGAGCTCTAACGATGAATAAGCACTGGACAAAGTTATACACTAGTGACCCTGAGAGAGGTTACCAagtaagataatataataacttatttgtttcTAATGAGCTAAAGTTGAACATACAAATAACCGGGTAATGTCAGATTTCAGTTTACGAAATAAATGAAGATCTATCAAGCTGGGAGAAGGTCGAGGAATTACATCACAGTGAAACAGACACAGCGGAGGCGATGCTCCAGTTGAAGAGAGGAAAGAAGGACCGAATGTTGCTCGGTATAAAGAacgttgaaaattttaaaatttataattttacctccagaattttaaatttatgttagcAATACTCACAAACAATTAACGATAACAGGcaataataaatcttattttcagCTACAACTACATATAGTTTTGTAGTTTGGGACTTCAATAATGTTATCCCGAGAGGTAATCATACAGACGTGGGGAATGATTCCGAGGATAAGAAGGTTGAAGAAGAGGTTCGAAACGCGCTTTTAAAAATAccgaatgtttttttttaataacaaaaattcagtaattatttataatttcaggaAGAAAAAACTGATATACCAGAAAAAGACTTAAGGCTAGAaggaatagttttaaaacttcCACATACAATACGGAATATATCAACTAAAATGACTTTATCCAACTCTTTCATGATCagcaaaaataatacttatgcATTGGCTGGTGTTAGGTAAGTACTAATGAACTGAGTTGAAAATAATGTCCGATAAACCAGTgttttgttaacatttatttgtttcgcAAATGCTTTTACAGaaagaatttatatgtatggaGTTTAGAGACGACAAAACTCATCAAAATCCTCGACGCCCACTTCGGACGAATAGTGCAACTAGAACCATTGACAGTTGGAACTTGGAATAACGTGATTACCTCCTCGATAGATAGGACCGTGAAGATATGGAACATCGACAATATATTTGAACAAGTCCATAAAATTGATAGACAAGAGTTACCAATTGATTCAATTAGGTCatttctgttaattttatcaaataaaaataacccaaaataacaacaaacaatagtacaataacatttattttcaggttaacttttttttattctatgtttACAGCCTCGCGCGTGACCAATGTTTGGCAGTCACCGTGACCCGTAGTTGCTGGGGTCTTTGGGACACCAGCACAGGTCGTTTGCTCTGTCAACTGGCTGACGCACCTCTGGGTGCTATAGTTACTCACGCAGTCATTACGCCAAGCGGAGAAAATGTTATTACCGCTGAATCTGGAAATGTTGTTATTTGGGATACTCCCGaaagacaagtatatattttttaacttcctATACTGTACTAATGTCCAAAGTATTGTTTCTGTGACTTTTTTTATAGGTGTTGTTCAAAGAAGAACAAAAAGGAGTAAAACAACTGCTTCTTTTGGAAGACGgttctaaatttataacaatatctaTGATCATTCCAACGGATAACATAGACAATGTGGCTACCGCGCATATCGTTGCAAGAACAGTGCCTGGTAAGTACTTTTGTTACTACCTACTTTTGACCAATCTGTTTTTGGTACGGATATCAAACTCtcataaatgaaatgtatattaatcTGTGAATGTTAggtttattagttttatctgTTACTAAAAAATACTCTTAATGCGCAGAAggtgaaaaaatttatacagtgGATTATGATGTAAGAGGCACTGGATATAGAGCAGCCGTAGTGTCAGTGGATGAACACCACATTGTAGCACCTGGAATGGATAAATCCAACAGGGAATGTCTTCACGTCTTCCACGCAAGAACTGGAGCACGATTACATAGGTATTCATGGAGTAAAAAGATTCAATGTGTTCCATTAAGGCCTGAGCGAGATGACACAAATCTCTCATCTTATAGTATATATCCTTCCATAAGGAAGAAACTACGtctctataattttaatgtgtccgttttttatattttaattttttgaggTACAGAGagtaaaatacattgtttgcACCAGAATTCCCATCAAGAACAGCGGCATCAAGGAcatggtgtgtgtgtgtgcactCCCCCATAAGCCGCACTGGCTGGCTGTTATTGGAAACGACAGAGCTGGCATCTTGGACATTAAGACGAAACGACATATTCGGTAAgattttttggattttataaacttcattttaaaacaaattataacgaAAGCAATTATAGTTCACTAAAATTTGTATCAAAAGAGACGTATGAGATAGATTAAACCcaattcaatgtaatttttatgagaaatCTAAAATGGAATCTCATCTCATCTAAAATGAATCCCAATTGGTTACACAATACTTTTGGCATAATGAAGTGCATCTTGATtgcatattttacaaaaaaaagacatGAAATATTACGGTTGGTTTGCAAAACTTTTAGATTCGTGCCCCGTTGGAATGGAGCGTGTACAAGAGACGGTAAGACG harbors:
- the LOC116776046 gene encoding NACHT and WD repeat domain-containing protein 2 encodes the protein MDDRTVDLIFAGSLKLLPPVSSKIVRIFTSSTFTDTTMERNTLMAKCYPRIKDYCREKHGLEFQVVDMRWGVRDEATDDHMTTELCMREIKNCQRLSMGPNFVVFLGQKYGYRPIPTYVLSSELQMLRDELAAGGVDVLVLDTWYKKDSNAVPPVSVLQPISSILINFNNKRVPKLQAEDQAIWWDTLSKMQKLFRKASSQLYNAGKIDKDTMHNYFMSVTEREVINGVLNVKNTKNHCLAYVRYINNINLQNLKKACNFVDILNRSLDTEASKLLADLRDVRLPEKIETTNIQKYTVEWIGRDGLDNETHGEYLNHFISHFYKNIIKLVDRAMRKEDSSAQGQIVTEILQHLHACNNSVKVFHGREDDLNFIHNYMTNDSDKPLVLYGEGGCGKTSLLAKSSAMSLDEWFAEVRPTNIIRFLGTTPDSSALTPTLISICQQISYNFALPFESIPDDLVPLTAHFKQLLTIATQQQPLLLFLDSVDQLTGIGTENNKVSWLPTRLPPHCKIIVTCACEEANPDVSKEYDVLRRMIDSEENFLEVKALGEDLAMQVLKLWMAAAARDLSNYQWRLVSNAIGQCSLPIFVKLVFAEVCRWRSYTKPQDTHLASTVMDSIMMLFERIEKQHGRLLVFHALAYITAARSGLSETELEDLISLDDKVLDDVYQYHLPPVRRIPPLLWTRIRNDLPNYLSEREADGVSVMNWYHRQFRDTARERYFKNMNMAMYFHSMIADYYLGIWGGGNPKPFKYTEIQRHRFNLADREGVADRKVPLQPLVFTSADGSSKRYNLRKFGELPFHLVRSKRFTDLYAEVLFNYEWLHAKLHCCPLQAVLADFEDAKQHVVKDAVRELMLVADALRLGGAILGPYPDMLAPQLVGRLLPEAQQNPAVSSLLQQCHDKGKNHCALLPSHHCLHTPGGPLKYSLEGHQFAVFAFRLSSDKRYVVSISSRVISWDLSTSDLARDLCPQLEGIMQNLELSPDNKWAAASTNNSVSILLNMLTSEYITIVNPLEEGETVRGVFVLNHHMFIYGPQSWVRFSMRGEPEETQPAPPHTPYDDVDWEILSMDLRDLENIILVMWSGDLDDDRLLVHFCKSGQWVKPLRCRGALTMNKHWTKLYTSDPERGYQISVYEINEDLSSWEKVEELHHSETDTAEAMLQLKRGKKDRMLLATTTYSFVVWDFNNVIPRGNHTDVGNDSEDKKVEEEEEKTDIPEKDLRLEGIVLKLPHTIRNISTKMTLSNSFMISKNNTYALAGVRKNLYVWSLETTKLIKILDAHFGRIVQLEPLTVGTWNNVITSSIDRTVKIWNIDNIFEQVHKIDRQELPIDSISLARDQCLAVTVTRSCWGLWDTSTGRLLCQLADAPLGAIVTHAVITPSGENVITAESGNVVIWDTPERQVLFKEEQKGVKQLLLLEDGSKFITISMIIPTDNIDNVATAHIVARTVPEGEKIYTVDYDVRGTGYRAAVVSVDEHHIVAPGMDKSNRECLHVFHARTGARLHRIPIKNSGIKDMVCVCALPHKPHWLAVIGNDRAGILDIKTKRHIRFVPRWNGACTRDGKTGLCAPSRGGLDLIELKRGTSVQQLISRSAEGVFSIITMFSSTDQYVFYYHSGRKTLRVFRTVDGKAIAEYRAPAEVTGVASAHGGKAIAIVSQDGCLTILNIVDPYE